In a single window of the Antennarius striatus isolate MH-2024 chromosome 3, ASM4005453v1, whole genome shotgun sequence genome:
- the zbtb26 gene encoding zinc finger and BTB domain-containing protein 26 has protein sequence MAKNQVILQFRFTTFGDSMLQKMNLLRHQRRFCDVTVRINQLEVPGHKVVFAAGSSFLRDQFILQQDSREVQISMIQEAEVGRQLLLSCYTGQLEFPELELVHYLTVASFLQMGHIVEQCTQALSKFIKPQPARQLEVDLGMREDNREEGLSSQPRREQEHSEVQTVHQEDEEVEHIEDDNDGDDDDDDDVIIQPQSPPQILARRPRNNIAESDITIVKVESVSEVTENSINGHFPTSPPAALHSPEPQHSLINSTVDSRGSDMAGPPGLSGYTLSPPPAEKHSVHQRTYDKPLQWYHQCPKCARVFRQLENYANHLKMHKLFMCLLCGKTFTQKGNLHRHMRVHAGIKPFQCKICGKTFTQKCSLLDHLNLHSGDKPHRCNYCDMVFAHKPVLRKHLKQIHGKNSFDNANEGSLHEGGLDFDFGQI, from the coding sequence ATGGCCAAGAACCAGGTGATTCTGCAGTTTCGCTTCACTACATTTGGGGACTCCATGTTGCAGAAAATGAACCTCCTGCGTCACCAGAGACGCTTTTGTGATGTCACTGTACGCATCAACCAACTGGAGGTCCCCGGTCACAAAGTAGTGTTTGCTGCTGGATCGTCTTTCTTGAGGGACCAGTTCATCCTCCAGCAGGACTCCAGGGAGGTTCAGATCTCCATGATACAGGAGGCGGAGGTGGGCCGTCAGCTGCTGTTGTCCTGTTACACGGGTCAGCTGGAGTTTCCTGAACTGGAGCTCGTACATTACTTGACAGTGGCCAGCTTCCTCCAAATGGGCCATATTGTGGAGCAGTGCACTCAAGCTTTAAGCAAGTTCATCAAACCACAGCCTGCACGCCAGCTGGAGGTGGATCTGGGTATGAGGGAAGACAATAGGGAGGAAGGTTTATCCTCCCAACCTCGGAGAGAGCAAGAGCACTCTGAAGTTCAGACAGTCCATCAGGAAGACGAGGAGGTGGAGCACATCGAGGACGATAacgatggcgatgatgatgatgatgatgatgtcatcatacaGCCGCAGTCCCCTCCCCAGATCTTAGCCAGGCGTCCGAGGAATAATATAGCGGAAAGCGACATTACTATAGTAAAAGTGGAATCTGTTTCTGAGGTAACAGAAAACTCCATTAATGGTCACTTCCCCACCAGCCCCCCCGCTGCCCTCCACTCTCCTGAGCCCCAACACTCCCTCATCAATTCCACTGTGGACAGTCGTGGAAGTGACATGGCAGGGCCGCCCGGCCTGTCTGGATACACACTCAGCCCCCCTCCTGCAGAGAAACATAGCGTGCACCAGAGGACGTACGACAAACCCCTCCAGTGGTATCACCAGTGTCCAAAATGCGCCCGGGTCTTCCGCCAGCTGGAGAACTACGCCAACCATCTGAAGATGCACAAGCTGTTCATGTGTCTCCTGTGCGGCAAGACGTTCACGCAGAAAGGCAACCTGCACCGACACATGCGCGTCCATGCCGGCATCAAGCCCTTCCAGTGTAAAATCTGCGGAAAGACCTTCACCCAAAAATGTTCTTTGCTGGATCACCTGAACTTGCACAGCGGAGACAAGCCACACCGCTGCAACTACTGTGACATGGTTTTTGCTCATAAACCAGTTCTCCGCAAGCACCTCAAACAAATCCATGGGAAAAACAGCTTCGACAACGCAAACGAGGGCAGCCTCCACGAGGGGGGCCTTGACTTTGATTTTGGTCAA